Proteins encoded together in one Yersinia mollaretii ATCC 43969 window:
- the pflB gene encoding formate C-acetyltransferase — MTELNEKLAKAWQGFTQGDWQNEVNVRDFIQKNYTPYEGDESFLAGSTEATDKLWAQVMEGIKLENRTHAPVDFDTDVVATITSHDAGYINKDLETIVGLQTEKPLKRALIPFGGIKMVEGSCKVYGRELDPQLKKVFTDYRKTHNQGVFDVYTKDILNCRKSGVLTGLPDAYGRGRIIGDYRRVAVYGIDYLMKDKLAQFNSLQDDLENGKDLEMTIQLREEIAEQHRALAQIKEMAAKYGCDISGPATNAREAVQWTYFGYLAAVKSQNGAAMSFGRVSTFLDVYIERDMKAGKLTEIEAQELIDHLVMKLRMVRFLRTPEYDELFSGDPIWATESLAGMGVDGRTLVTKTSFRFLNTLYTMGPSPEPNMTILWSEKLPLNFKKYAAKVSIDTSSVQYENDDLMRPDFNNDDYAIACCVSPMIVGKQMQFFGARANLAKTMLYAINGGVDEKMKIQVGPKEAPMMDEVLDYDKVMERMDHFMDWLAKQYVTSLNIIHYMHDKYSYEAALMALHDRDVYRTMACGIAGLSVAADSLSAIKYAKVSTIRDADGLAIDFNIEGEYPQFGNNDSRVDDIACDLVERFMKKIQKLRTYRGAVATQSVLTITSNVVYGKKTGNTPDGRRAGAPFGPGANPMHGRDQKGAVASLTSVAKLPFAYAKDGISYTFSIVPNALGKDDEVRKANLAGLMDGYFHHEASIEGGQHLNVNVMNREMLLDAMENPEKYPQLTIRVSGYAVRFNSLTKEQQQDVITRTFTQSI; from the coding sequence ATGACCGAACTTAATGAAAAATTGGCCAAAGCATGGCAAGGCTTCACACAGGGTGACTGGCAGAACGAAGTAAACGTTCGTGACTTCATCCAGAAAAACTACACCCCTTATGAAGGCGATGAATCCTTCCTTGCCGGCTCTACCGAAGCGACCGACAAGCTGTGGGCGCAAGTGATGGAAGGCATCAAACTGGAAAACCGCACTCATGCGCCAGTTGATTTCGATACCGACGTTGTTGCGACCATCACTTCCCATGATGCTGGCTATATCAACAAAGATCTGGAAACCATCGTCGGTTTGCAGACTGAAAAACCATTAAAACGTGCCCTGATCCCATTCGGCGGCATTAAAATGGTCGAAGGCTCTTGCAAAGTTTACGGTCGTGAACTTGACCCGCAACTGAAAAAAGTCTTCACCGATTACCGCAAAACGCACAACCAAGGTGTGTTTGACGTTTACACCAAAGACATCCTGAACTGCCGTAAATCTGGTGTATTGACTGGTTTGCCAGATGCTTATGGCCGTGGCCGTATCATCGGTGACTACCGTCGTGTTGCCGTTTACGGTATCGACTACCTGATGAAAGACAAACTGGCTCAGTTCAACTCTTTGCAGGATGATCTGGAAAACGGTAAAGATCTGGAAATGACTATCCAGCTGCGCGAAGAGATTGCTGAACAGCATCGTGCTCTGGCTCAGATCAAAGAGATGGCAGCCAAATATGGTTGCGATATCTCCGGTCCAGCAACCAATGCCCGCGAAGCAGTACAGTGGACTTACTTCGGCTATCTGGCTGCGGTTAAATCGCAAAACGGTGCTGCAATGTCCTTCGGTCGCGTTTCTACTTTCCTTGACGTTTACATCGAACGTGACATGAAAGCAGGCAAACTGACTGAAATCGAAGCGCAAGAACTGATTGACCATTTGGTTATGAAACTGCGTATGGTTCGCTTCCTGCGTACCCCTGAGTATGATGAGTTGTTCTCTGGTGACCCAATCTGGGCAACTGAGTCTCTGGCCGGTATGGGCGTTGATGGCCGTACTCTGGTGACCAAAACCAGCTTCCGCTTCCTGAACACCCTGTACACCATGGGGCCGTCTCCAGAGCCGAACATGACCATTCTGTGGTCTGAAAAATTGCCACTGAACTTCAAAAAATACGCAGCTAAAGTCTCTATCGACACTTCATCTGTACAGTATGAAAACGATGATCTGATGCGCCCTGACTTCAACAACGATGACTATGCTATCGCTTGTTGTGTTAGCCCAATGATTGTTGGTAAGCAAATGCAGTTCTTCGGTGCTCGTGCTAACTTGGCGAAAACCATGTTGTACGCAATCAATGGCGGCGTTGACGAAAAAATGAAGATCCAGGTTGGCCCGAAAGAAGCGCCAATGATGGATGAAGTGCTGGACTATGACAAAGTCATGGAACGCATGGATCACTTTATGGATTGGCTGGCTAAACAATACGTGACCTCGCTGAACATCATTCACTACATGCACGACAAATACAGCTATGAAGCTGCATTGATGGCACTGCATGACCGTGATGTTTATCGTACTATGGCATGTGGTATTGCCGGTCTGTCTGTGGCGGCTGACTCCCTGTCTGCTATCAAATACGCCAAAGTAAGCACCATTCGTGATGCTGATGGCTTGGCTATCGACTTCAATATCGAAGGCGAATATCCACAATTTGGTAACAACGACTCACGTGTTGATGATATCGCTTGTGACCTGGTTGAGCGCTTTATGAAGAAAATTCAGAAGCTGCGTACTTACCGTGGTGCGGTGGCAACTCAATCCGTGCTGACCATTACCTCTAACGTGGTTTATGGTAAGAAAACCGGTAACACCCCAGATGGTCGCCGCGCTGGTGCACCATTCGGTCCAGGTGCTAACCCAATGCATGGCCGTGATCAGAAAGGTGCTGTTGCCTCCCTGACCTCTGTTGCCAAACTGCCGTTTGCTTACGCTAAAGATGGTATTTCTTACACCTTCTCTATCGTGCCAAACGCACTGGGTAAAGACGACGAAGTGCGCAAAGCCAACTTGGCGGGTCTGATGGATGGTTACTTCCATCACGAAGCGTCCATCGAAGGTGGTCAACACCTGAACGTGAACGTCATGAACCGTGAAATGCTGTTAGATGCGATGGAAAACCCGGAAAAATATCCGCAGTTGACTA
- the ycaO gene encoding 30S ribosomal protein S12 methylthiotransferase accessory factor YcaO, giving the protein MTQTFIPGKDAALEDSISGFQQKLTDLGFNIEEASWLNPVPHVWSVHIRDRDCPLCFTNGKGASKKAALASALGEYFERLSTNYFFADFYLGKAIAEGDFVHYPNEKWFLIPEDDLLPEGILDERLLAFYDPEQELVASDLVDLQSGNTKRGICSLPFTRQSDLETIYIPMNIIGNLYVSNGMSAGNTANEARVQALSEVFERYVKNRIIAESISLPEIPAEVLNRYPGVVEAIAKLEEEGFPILSYDASLGGAYPVICVVLFNPSNGTCFASFGAHPDFGVALERTVTELLQGRSLKDLDVFTAPTFDDEEVAEHTNLETHFIDSSGLISWDMFKEDADYPFVDWSFKGSTEEEFATLMAIFNQEDAEVYIADYEHLGVYACRILVPGMSDIYPAEDLLMANNTMGVHLRDTLLALPDSDWQPAQYLELIQQLDDEGLDDFARVRELLGIATGKDNGWYTLRVGELKSMLALAGGDLEQGLIWLEWTQDFNSSVFTAKQANYYRCLQTLLLLTQEPDREPMQYHSAFVKMYGQEAVEAASAALAGEERFNGLFSVDEDLKALPAHQALLCAYAKLQTAKRRYWAKGE; this is encoded by the coding sequence ATGACCCAAACCTTTATTCCCGGCAAAGATGCCGCGCTGGAAGACTCCATCTCCGGTTTTCAGCAAAAACTGACTGACCTCGGTTTTAATATCGAAGAAGCCTCTTGGCTCAACCCGGTTCCTCACGTTTGGTCGGTACACATCCGCGACCGCGACTGCCCGCTGTGCTTTACTAACGGCAAAGGTGCCAGTAAAAAAGCGGCACTGGCTTCGGCCTTGGGTGAATATTTCGAGCGTTTATCCACTAACTATTTCTTCGCGGATTTCTATCTGGGCAAAGCGATTGCCGAGGGCGATTTCGTTCACTATCCGAATGAGAAATGGTTCCTGATCCCTGAGGATGATCTGCTGCCGGAAGGTATTTTGGATGAGCGTCTGCTGGCGTTTTACGATCCAGAACAGGAGTTGGTCGCCAGTGATCTGGTGGATTTGCAGTCAGGTAATACCAAGCGCGGTATCTGCTCACTGCCCTTTACCCGCCAGTCAGATTTAGAAACTATCTATATTCCAATGAATATTATTGGCAATCTGTATGTTTCAAACGGCATGTCTGCGGGCAATACCGCGAACGAAGCCCGCGTACAGGCGCTGTCAGAAGTCTTTGAACGTTATGTGAAAAACCGTATTATCGCGGAATCCATCAGTTTGCCAGAGATCCCAGCAGAGGTGTTAAATCGCTATCCGGGCGTGGTGGAAGCTATCGCCAAACTGGAAGAGGAAGGTTTCCCGATCCTCTCTTACGATGCTTCTTTAGGCGGCGCATACCCCGTTATCTGTGTGGTGTTGTTTAACCCCTCAAACGGCACCTGTTTTGCTTCGTTCGGCGCGCATCCAGACTTTGGTGTCGCACTGGAACGTACCGTGACGGAGTTATTGCAAGGCCGGAGCCTGAAAGATCTGGATGTGTTTACCGCACCAACATTTGATGACGAAGAGGTGGCTGAGCACACCAATCTAGAAACCCACTTTATCGATTCAAGCGGCTTAATCAGTTGGGATATGTTTAAAGAGGATGCCGACTATCCGTTTGTCGACTGGAGCTTTAAAGGCAGCACTGAAGAGGAGTTCGCCACCTTGATGGCCATCTTCAATCAGGAAGATGCTGAAGTGTATATCGCTGACTACGAGCATTTAGGTGTTTACGCCTGCCGTATTCTGGTGCCGGGGATGTCTGATATCTATCCAGCCGAAGATCTGCTGATGGCAAACAACACCATGGGTGTGCATCTGCGTGATACCTTGTTGGCCCTGCCAGACAGTGATTGGCAGCCAGCACAGTATTTGGAACTCATCCAACAACTGGATGATGAAGGATTGGACGACTTCGCCCGTGTGCGCGAACTGCTGGGTATCGCCACTGGTAAAGATAATGGCTGGTATACCCTGCGCGTAGGAGAGCTGAAATCCATGCTGGCATTAGCGGGCGGCGACTTGGAGCAAGGGCTGATTTGGCTGGAATGGACGCAAGATTTTAACTCTTCTGTCTTCACGGCAAAACAAGCAAATTATTACCGTTGCCTGCAAACCCTGCTGTTGCTGACTCAAGAGCCAGATCGTGAACCGATGCAATATCACAGCGCATTTGTGAAGATGTATGGTCAAGAAGCTGTCGAGGCGGCTTCAGCAGCATTAGCGGGTGAAGAGCGCTTCAACGGCCTGTTCAGTGTTGACGAAGATCTGAAAGCGTTACCTGCACATCAGGCACTACTCTGTGCCTATGCCAAGCTGCAAACCGCCAAACGCCGCTACTGGGCTAAAGGCGAGTAA
- the focA gene encoding formate transporter FocA, protein MKADNPFDALLPAAMAKVAEDAGVYKATKHPLKTFYLAITAGVFISIAFVFYITATTGTAGVPFGFAKLVGGICFSLGLMLVVVCGGDLFTSTVLTTVAKASGRITWRQLGCNWVNVYVGNLCGALFFVALIWFAGQYTVANGQWGLNVLQTADHKLHHTFVEAVCLGILANLMVCLAVWMSYSGRTIMDKMFAMILPVGMFVASGFEHSIANMFMIPMGIVIKNFATPEFWQSIGAAPEQFANLTVSNFVIDNLIPVTIGNIIGGGLLVGLTYWVIYLRGDQQH, encoded by the coding sequence GTGAAAGCTGACAACCCCTTCGATGCATTATTACCTGCGGCAATGGCTAAAGTAGCTGAAGATGCCGGTGTCTATAAAGCCACCAAGCATCCGCTGAAAACTTTTTATTTAGCGATTACTGCTGGTGTGTTTATTTCAATTGCGTTTGTTTTTTATATTACAGCAACTACCGGTACAGCAGGCGTGCCTTTCGGCTTTGCCAAGTTGGTTGGTGGTATTTGTTTCTCCTTGGGGCTAATGTTAGTTGTGGTATGTGGCGGTGACCTTTTTACCTCTACCGTATTAACAACTGTCGCCAAAGCCAGTGGCCGCATCACGTGGCGTCAACTGGGTTGCAACTGGGTTAATGTCTATGTTGGGAACCTGTGTGGGGCACTGTTCTTCGTCGCGCTTATTTGGTTCGCCGGCCAATATACTGTGGCAAATGGTCAATGGGGGCTAAATGTCCTGCAAACCGCTGATCACAAATTGCACCATACTTTTGTTGAAGCCGTCTGTTTGGGGATTTTGGCTAACTTAATGGTTTGCCTAGCGGTTTGGATGAGTTACTCCGGCCGTACCATAATGGACAAAATGTTCGCGATGATCCTACCGGTCGGCATGTTTGTCGCCAGCGGCTTTGAGCATAGCATCGCCAATATGTTTATGATTCCTATGGGTATTGTGATTAAAAACTTCGCGACGCCTGAGTTTTGGCAATCCATAGGAGCAGCACCAGAGCAATTTGCTAACCTAACTGTAAGTAACTTTGTTATTGATAACCTGATTCCAGTCACTATTGGCAACATCATTGGTGGCGGTTTATTGGTTGGTTTGACTTACTGGGTAATTTATCTGCGCGGTGACCAGCAACACTAA